In Acidobacteriota bacterium, the DNA window TGGAAACCTCCATTACCGAACGCGAAACGCAACTGGCGGGCGTCAAAGTGGGCTTGAGCGCGTTCGAGGTGCGATACCTGACCGTGGTCGGCAACCGATACGATGAACTGGCGAAAATTGAAAAGCAGATCGCCAAGCTGCAGGGCCTGGAATTCGACGAAAACTACGACGGCGATTCGCTGGCCGATGACGAAGTCGGTTGCGGCCAAAACCGTTTGCATACAGACAAGCTGAAGAAGCTCTACAAGGAAGTCGCGCGCAAGTTTCATCCCGATCTGGCTTCGTGCCCGCAAGAGCGTCAGCATCGTCACCAATTGATGATCGAAGTCAATCATGCCTACGAATCCGGCGCAGAAGAAAAGTTGCAGGAGCTGCTGGAAGCCGGAGCCAGTTTGGAAGCCGTGGAAATGAGCGGCGCGAGGTCCGCCGAGATGATTCTACTGCTAAGAAAAATTGCCGAAGCCCAGCAACGCCTGAATGATCTGGAAAGCGAAATTGCCGAAACGACGGCGTCGGAAATTTACAAACTCAAACTCCGCGTCGAAACCGCCGAAGTGCTGGAAGAAGATTTGTTCGCTGACCTGGTGCTGCAAGTGGATCGGCAAATCAAAAAAGCGCAAAACCGATTGTTCCACTTGCAACTGATTTATCAAGATGAAATTGTCGAAGCCTGTTCGTAGCCCCGGCTTCAGCCGGAATCGTTCTACCGGCAAGCTAAATCAAAACAAAAAACTTTGAGACAGGATTAACAGGATTTTCAGGATAAACGGAATTCCAACTTGATTGGAGCCTTGTTGAAATTGGCGTTTCTGAAAATCCTGCCCAATCCTGTAAATCCTGTCGAAAAAAGAGTGTCCCAATGTTGTTTGTTCTGATTTAGCCGCCTGAAGGCGGAACTACGAACTTTACGTACTCGATTGGACGAAATGCCCAAGTTCAACTACGACAATCGCCGGTTTGCGGGCGTCAGCAACTCCGAAACCGGCGAAGTCAGTTCCGAAACCATCTTTCATTACCACCAACAGGACGAAATCGTCTGGGCGACGTATTCCGGCGGCAGCATTCGTTTCGGCACATTGGTGGCAACCGTGGACGCCAATGGCTGCCTGGACATGCGATACCAACACGTCAATCAGCAAGGCGAACTTTGTACAGGCAAATGTATTTCGACGCCGGAAGTGCTGCCCGATGGCCGCTACAGGCTGCACGAATCTTGGCAGTGGACCAGTGGCGATTGTTCGGCGGGAACTTCAGTAGTGGAAGAGCTTGTTTAAGAAGCTCAGCAGTCCCAAACAAGCAATTTGGGAAATGGTCGCCTTCGCACAAATGATTTGAACCAACCAGCAGAGTTCCGGCCTGGCCGACCCGGATGTTAGGGAGCAAAGTATCCTGACAGATCAATCACCAGATCCGTCTGCGACGCCGAAAGCATCTTGAACGCACCATCTATCCCACCCAACCCAACAATGAAGTGACGATTGACGATTTGTCCGGCTTTGTAGTTTGAGACAGCCGTCGTTGGCTGTGAAGCGGCGCTTGGCCATAAGGTCAGAAAGCCGTTCGCGCCGGGAAAGACCACCGTTGCATTGCCCACCACTGCCGACGCAGAGGACGGGATCGTCAAACTATCGCACACTCCGCGCGCAGGTTGTGTGTAGACCTGACTGGCATTGAGCGGTGCGTTGGGTTTGTAACAACCCGGGCTATTCGGATCGTTGCGTGTGTCCAGCAAGCGTACCGGATGCGCCAAAGGCATAAAAAGCAGTCCCGCGCCGTTCGTATCGCTTGCCTCAGGGCTGAAGTATCCCAGCACGTCCACCACCAGATGGGTCGTTGCTGAAGTGTAAATTTGGAATTCCCCCGAGGGTGACAATCCAACTGTGAAGGGTCCGTTGACGATCTGGCCGACACCGTAATTCGACGAGGCGATGAACGGACGGTTGGCATCAGCCGGAAAGAGTGTCAGGAAACCGCTGGCTTGCGGATCAACTGTAGTGGCGTTGCCGACCACTGCGCGCGCCGCAGCAGGAATTCCCGTGCAGCCGGTGGTCGCCGTTTGCGGCGTCTCACTGCCGGTCGCAAGCGGCGCGCCCGGGCGTACGCAGCCGACTGTCGCGCCCGGCCTGGTGTCGAGCAATCGGACAGGCGCAGGCAATGGATGAAAATACAGACCGCCTGCGCCGGGCGGAGCGTAATATCCGGTCACATCAGCCACTACATCAGTGGCGGTCGAAGCGTAAATGTTGAACGCTCCATCGGCTGCGCCCAACCCGACAGTGAAGACGTTATTGATGACTTCATTGAGGCGGTAGTTGGTGGTGGCAACCAGTGGCCGCGAAGCGTCGCTGGGATAGAGCGTCAGGAAGCCGCCGCCTGAGTTCACCGTTGTCACATTACCCGTGATGGCACGCGCTGTGGGCGGGATGGTGCAGATATCACGCCCCAATTGCGTGATCGAAGTATTGGCTGCAATTGGCATGTTGGGTTGAGTGCAGGCGTTGGGGCTGGTACCGGGCCTTGTGTCGAGCAGTCGCACTGGCACCGGCAGCGGATAAAACATCAACCCCGGATTGGCAGCGATCGTCCCGGAGTATTGCCGCTCGCCTGTGCAGAAATTGAAGTCAATCGCGGACACAGTGAAGTTGTAAGCGCCCGTCACCGTCGGCGTGCCCGACAGCAATCCGCCGGACGACAGCGTCACGCCCGCCGGCAGAGCGCCTGCACTGATTGCGAAGCCATAGGACGGAGTGCCGCCGCTGGCGGTCAGTTGTTGGCTGAAGAAGGTAAAAGCCGTCAGCGTGGGCAGCGTCACCGGCGTGATGCTGATGGCCGGGCAAGGGTTGATGACCAACGAATAACTCTTCACGCCCGCCAGTCCGTTTTGGCTGGCGACGGCGATCGTAAAGTTGAACGTGCCGCTTCCCGTGGGCGTGCCGGAGAGCAAGCCCGTTGAGGGATTCAACGTCAGGTTACCCGGCGGCAGGTCGCCGGAGCTGATCGTCCAGGTGATCGTCCCGGTCGCGCCGCCGGTTTGCGAAAGCTGCTGGCTGTAAGGCTGTCCCATCTGGCCGCCGGGCAATGTGTTGGGCGCGATGGTCAGTGTCACGTCGTTTTCAACCGCGCCGATGTCCACCACGCCGCCGACCGGTCGCGTGTAGCCGCGTTGATCCATCGCCGGAGCGCCCGTGATCGTGCCCGCGTTGTGCGCCGGGCTGCCGGCCAGCAACAGGTGCGTTTGCGTCGAGCCGCCGTAATTGCCCAGGGGCGCGAGCTGCGGATTGAAGACGCCGACAATGTTGCCCTGGGTTCCGTTGGTCATTCCTCCGCCTGCCCCGATCAGGTTGTAAGAACTGCTCGGGCCTGCATTGCCTGTAATGTCGGAGAAGGCGCCGCCGGAAGTGTTGCCAGAAACGATGGTGTTCATCAGCGTCATGAAATCTGTTCCCGTTGGCTGCAACCAAATTGCGCCCGGTTGTCCGGCGCCGCTGGTGGAGTTATTCGTCACCGTGCAGTTGGTCAAGCTGATGATTGAAAATACCGGGCTAGAGGGTTCGGATCGGATTGCCGAAGCGCCGGTCGTGGACATGTTCCCGCTCACCGTCGTATTGGTCAGCTTCACTGTGTTGATTGTAGCGCTGGCTTTGTTATGGATCCCGCCGGTGTCATTGCCCGTATTGCCGCTGACAGTGGAGTCCTGGATGAAGGCGTCTCTGTCCTGCGAGTAAATGCCGCCGGCCTGATTGGCGCTGTTGTTGCTGACGGTCGAGCGATTGATCGTCAGAGCGCCGCCGAAGATCGCGGCAATCCCGCCGCCGGTGGCCGCCTGATTGCCCGTAATCACACAATCATTGATGACAAGTTCCGTCCCGTTGGCAAAAACGCCCCCGCCGGAGGCCGAGGTATTGCCGTTTGCGACGGTCAGGCCGGAGAGCGTGGCGCTTTGGCCGGCGAAGCCGAAGATGCGGTAATTGCCGCCCGTGTTGCGCCGCACCGTCAGCAGGTTCGCGCCGGGGCCGGCGATGACCAGGGGTTGGGTAATGTCAGGCAGCGCGCCCGCCAGGTTGATCGTGCCGGTGACGCTGAAAGTAATTCTGTCCACGCCGCTGCCTGCCGGGCAATCGGTCGAGCCGGATTGACTGTCGGTGTTGGCGTTGATGATCGCCTCGCGCAGCGAACATTGCCCGTTGGTGTTCTGTTCGTCGGCCAGCGTGGTCACGACCATCGGCGGGGTATAAAAGACGTAGGCCGCGCCGGAATTAGTGGCGCTGTTGTCGGCCTGATTGCCGTTCACGCCGGTCGCGTTGCTGTCTTCCCAATACGCTCCGATCACCACTGTGTCGCCCGACACTGCGACAGAGTGGCCGAAAAAGTCACTCGTATCAGTGTTGGAGGCCTTGAGGTAGGCCTGTTGCGTCCAGGTCGTGCCGCTGCGCACGAAGACGTAGGCCGCGCCTGAATGAAGGGCGCTGTTGTCTGCCTGGTTGCCGTTCACGCCGGTGGCGCTGCTGTCTTCCAACCACGCCCCGACCACCACCGTGTCGCCCGACACCGCGACGGAGTCGCCGAACTCGTCATCCGCCTCGGTGTTGGAGGCTTTGAGGTAGGCCTGCTGCGTCCAGATCGTGCCGCTGCGCCCAAAGACATAGGCCGCGCCGGCACTAAGGGCGCTGTTGTCGGCCTGATTGCCGTTCACGCCGGTGGCGCTGCTGCTCTCAAACCACGCTCCGACCACCACGGTGTCGCCTGATACCGCGACGGAGTCGCCGAACTCGTCAAATGCCTCGGTGTTGGAGGCTTTGAGGTAGGCCTGCTGGCTCCAGCTCGCGCCGCTGCGCACGAAGACGTAGGCCGCGCCGGCACTAAGGGCGCTGTTGTCGGCCTGGTTGCCGTTTACCCCGGTCGCGCTGCTGTCTTCCTGATATGCCCCGACCACCACCGTGTCGCCCGACACCGCGACGGAGTAGCCGAAATTATCATTCGCATCGGTGTTTGAGGCCTTGAGGTAGGCCTGCTGGGTCCAGGTCGTGCCGCTGCGCCCAAAGATGTAGGCCGCGCCGGCAGCAGGGGCACTGTTGTTGGCCTGATTGCCGTTCACCCCGGTCGCATTGCTGGATTCCCGATACGCTCCAACCACCACCGTGTCGCCCGACACCGCGACGGAGTAGCCGAACTGGTCACCTGCATCGGTGTTGGAGGCTTTGAGGTAGGCCTGCTGCGTCCAGGTCGCGCCGCTGCGCACGAAGACGTAGGCCGCGCCGGAATTAGCGGCGCTGTTGTCGGCCTGGTTGCCATTCACCCCGGTCGCGCTGCTGTCTTCCGCAGCCGCTCCGACCACCACGGTGTCGCCCGACACCGCGACGGAGCCGCCGAACTCGTCACCCGCCCCGGTGTTTGAGGCTTTGAGGTAGGCCTGCTGCGTGAAGTTCGGGTCAACGGTCACGGGATAGGTTGCCGCCGCGTCCTCCACCTCCAGCCGCAGCTCTTTGCCGCGGGCGCTCATCCGCGCCTCGAGCGGCCGTCCGCACGCATCCGACGCGGCCAGGTGATCGTAGCGCAACACTCGGTTGCCCGCCGCGTCCAGGAATTCCACGGCCTGCCCATCGGCCCCAGCCTGCGCCCGCAACTCACTGGTGAGCGCCAGCGCCAGCCGCAACGGCTCACCGCCGCGCCTTTCGCCCGGCGGTTGCTTGAGCGTAAAGCCCTGTTCCAGCCCTTCTGCCGTGTTCACGTACCACTCTTTGATTGCGGATTGCGGCCAATGCTGGATGCCGATTGCGGATTCAGCGGCGAGCGTCCGTTCGTACTCGACGCGGCTCCCTTGCGCCGTCGGCACGCCGTCGCCCGCGACAAGCTGCCGGTCGCCGTAGCCCGCGCTCTGCAGCTTCAATCCCAAGCGCCAGACGTTGGGCTGCGTGGCGGAAGCCAATTCGACGCCGTCCGGGGCGAAGCCGGCCCGCAACTGCTGCGCGGGATTGTTCGCTACGAAATGACTGTTGTGCACGCTGCGTTGTTCTTCGGGCACGGTTTTGATGCCGTAGCGCGTCGCCGTCATCACCTTGTTGAGCGAAGCGTAGAGTCCTTGCTGTTTGAGGTGTTCGACCGCCGGCGCGCCCTGCAGGCTGGGCAAGCTGACCGAAGCTGAATTCGCCGGAGTCTTACGCACCGGCCAATGATAGATCGCGAGCGCCAGCACAATGCCAGCGAGCGAAAAACAGAGGGGCACAATACGAAGAGTTTTTCTGAGTGCTGACATCGGATTGTTCTCCTTGGAGTTGAAAGACGTTTCACTCGCGGCTTGCCAGTAGCGAGTTTAGACAAACGAGAAGCAAACCTTCAGTCGTCTCCGCGAAGTGAATGCGTTCCGCTTCGATTCGGCGGTAGATCGTACGCGTGCTCAGGCCGGTCAAGACCGCGGCCGCATCCGGCCTGATCATGACCGCCTCTGCTACGCAGCCGGGACACCAGGCGAGAACCGAACCGCCTGGTTTTCTGATCACCAGGACCTCACTCGACTCGACGGTGACTGTGGTTCTCCTTTTTTTCCTCATTCCGCCCCTTTTGGTTCTGCCAGCTTTGCGACGGCCACAGCCCTCGTCCTAGAATGCGCCCGAATCAGGGGCCTTCGCCCCAGAACATCTTCCCCGCCTCAAATCGCAGCAGATCATGGGTAAGGTGATCTCGTTTGTCTTTACAAATTCCCGATAACTGTTTTGACAAATTCTTGACAGGATTCTTACAGCGGTTATGGATAGACCAGCCAAGTACTTGTACGCCTTCGGTCCTTTTCTCCTGGACCCTGCGGAACGCCTCCTGCTGCGCGATGGCCGCACAGTGCCGCTCACTCCGAAGGCTTTCGCGACGCTCCTGGCGCTGGTCGAAAACAGTGGGCACGTCATCAACAAAGATGAGCTGATGAAGCAGGTGTGGCCCGACACTTTCGTCGAGGAGGTCGGACTTGCCCGCAACATCTCTGTCTTGAGGAAAGTTCTGGGCGAGGGCCAGGACGAGCCGCAGTACATCGAGACAATTCCGAAGCTCGGCTACCGCTTCACGGCCAGCGTGCGACAAGTGCAAAACGCAAGCGTGGACTTGATAGTCGAGCGACACACCAGGGCTCGCGTCACGATTGAAGAGGAAGAGGAAAGCGCCCAAGAGTTAATCGAGAAGGATGCTGAACGCCTGCCGCTCGGCGCGAGCAGTCGTCGTGCCAGTCGTCGCCGAGGATGGCGGAGCTGGAGATGGCGCGCAGTCTTGCTATTCATCGGCGGTTTGCTGATTGGATCCAGCCTGTATTACTGGAGGGCGAGCAAAGCAAACGCCCATCCCACCTACCCGATGCGGCTGACCAATAATCCGGCGAATGACCAATTCCCGAAATGGTCGCCGGACGGCACGAAGATCGCTTTCACCAGCAACCGGGACGGCAAAGATGAGATCTATGTCATGGATGCCGACGGAAGTAATGTCAGAAGACTGACCCATAA includes these proteins:
- a CDS encoding molecular chaperone DnaJ — encoded protein: MSTLILSQQSEEHELQRRREELAQLETSITERETQLAGVKVGLSAFEVRYLTVVGNRYDELAKIEKQIAKLQGLEFDENYDGDSLADDEVGCGQNRLHTDKLKKLYKEVARKFHPDLASCPQERQHRHQLMIEVNHAYESGAEEKLQELLEAGASLEAVEMSGARSAEMILLLRKIAEAQQRLNDLESEIAETTASEIYKLKLRVETAEVLEEDLFADLVLQVDRQIKKAQNRLFHLQLIYQDEIVEACS
- a CDS encoding n-acetylglutamate synthase, encoding MPKFNYDNRRFAGVSNSETGEVSSETIFHYHQQDEIVWATYSGGSIRFGTLVATVDANGCLDMRYQHVNQQGELCTGKCISTPEVLPDGRYRLHESWQWTSGDCSAGTSVVEELV
- a CDS encoding putative Ig domain-containing protein, with the protein product MSALRKTLRIVPLCFSLAGIVLALAIYHWPVRKTPANSASVSLPSLQGAPAVEHLKQQGLYASLNKVMTATRYGIKTVPEEQRSVHNSHFVANNPAQQLRAGFAPDGVELASATQPNVWRLGLKLQSAGYGDRQLVAGDGVPTAQGSRVEYERTLAAESAIGIQHWPQSAIKEWYVNTAEGLEQGFTLKQPPGERRGGEPLRLALALTSELRAQAGADGQAVEFLDAAGNRVLRYDHLAASDACGRPLEARMSARGKELRLEVEDAAATYPVTVDPNFTQQAYLKASNTGAGDEFGGSVAVSGDTVVVGAAAEDSSATGVNGNQADNSAANSGAAYVFVRSGATWTQQAYLKASNTDAGDQFGYSVAVSGDTVVVGAYRESSNATGVNGNQANNSAPAAGAAYIFGRSGTTWTQQAYLKASNTDANDNFGYSVAVSGDTVVVGAYQEDSSATGVNGNQADNSALSAGAAYVFVRSGASWSQQAYLKASNTEAFDEFGDSVAVSGDTVVVGAWFESSSATGVNGNQADNSALSAGAAYVFGRSGTIWTQQAYLKASNTEADDEFGDSVAVSGDTVVVGAWLEDSSATGVNGNQADNSALHSGAAYVFVRSGTTWTQQAYLKASNTDTSDFFGHSVAVSGDTVVIGAYWEDSNATGVNGNQADNSATNSGAAYVFYTPPMVVTTLADEQNTNGQCSLREAIINANTDSQSGSTDCPAGSGVDRITFSVTGTINLAGALPDITQPLVIAGPGANLLTVRRNTGGNYRIFGFAGQSATLSGLTVANGNTSASGGGVFANGTELVINDCVITGNQAATGGGIAAIFGGALTINRSTVSNNSANQAGGIYSQDRDAFIQDSTVSGNTGNDTGGIHNKASATINTVKLTNTTVSGNMSTTGASAIRSEPSSPVFSIISLTNCTVTNNSTSGAGQPGAIWLQPTGTDFMTLMNTIVSGNTSGGAFSDITGNAGPSSSYNLIGAGGGMTNGTQGNIVGVFNPQLAPLGNYGGSTQTHLLLAGSPAHNAGTITGAPAMDQRGYTRPVGGVVDIGAVENDVTLTIAPNTLPGGQMGQPYSQQLSQTGGATGTITWTISSGDLPPGNLTLNPSTGLLSGTPTGSGTFNFTIAVASQNGLAGVKSYSLVINPCPAISITPVTLPTLTAFTFFSQQLTASGGTPSYGFAISAGALPAGVTLSSGGLLSGTPTVTGAYNFTVSAIDFNFCTGERQYSGTIAANPGLMFYPLPVPVRLLDTRPGTSPNACTQPNMPIAANTSITQLGRDICTIPPTARAITGNVTTVNSGGGFLTLYPSDASRPLVATTNYRLNEVINNVFTVGLGAADGAFNIYASTATDVVADVTGYYAPPGAGGLYFHPLPAPVRLLDTRPGATVGCVRPGAPLATGSETPQTATTGCTGIPAAARAVVGNATTVDPQASGFLTLFPADANRPFIASSNYGVGQIVNGPFTVGLSPSGEFQIYTSATTHLVVDVLGYFSPEASDTNGAGLLFMPLAHPVRLLDTRNDPNSPGCYKPNAPLNASQVYTQPARGVCDSLTIPSSASAVVGNATVVFPGANGFLTLWPSAASQPTTAVSNYKAGQIVNRHFIVGLGGIDGAFKMLSASQTDLVIDLSGYFAP